A stretch of Paenibacillus peoriae DNA encodes these proteins:
- the feoB gene encoding ferrous iron transport protein B: MDMIALFGNPNTGKTSLFNKLTRTYAEVGNWSGVTVEKKTGLLRDKSAVLVDLPGAYSLLPLSLDEGVATRYLLEEPPAALINIVDASQLQRNLYLTVQLLEYGRPLVLGLNMTDVADATGLRVNKELLAEQLNVPIIPMVARTGSGSKQMLASLREVRHASNTFQLDYGPAVEAAIHDICNLLPDASVPQLRWAALQCLENNPVVMEWMTDEVQREQVTARIRHCEEDLLSEGCAITPAQHIRSVRTAWIADLCTKALDTSKLKPHSLTDRLDALLTHRYLGIPIFLLLMYATFKFTFDWAGTILSDMLDGFFSGALSSWISELLVHLNASAFTQSLVVDGIVAGVGGVLVFLPQIAILFLIISVIEDSGYMARVTILMDRLMQAVGLNGKSFIPFIIGFGCNVPAIMAARTIEQPRERLITTLLVPFMSCSARLPVYALFAGVFFPTHAASIIMLMYVLGIVVSLILAKIFSKVSILSGEPSLFIVELPPYRVPQALTLFRSTWEKVKGFVRKAGTIILAGSVGIWLLSNFGPQGFGVEMDDSLLATVGGWFAPLLAPLGFGTWQAGASLLTGFMAKEVVVSTMNIIYHVPDMQGLELQVRHAFTPLASLSFMVFILLYVPCLATVAVIRKETLSWRWTAFSVIYPLAVAYIIAVLIYQCGRLLGWG, translated from the coding sequence ATGGACATGATCGCTCTATTTGGCAATCCCAATACAGGAAAAACCTCATTATTCAACAAGCTGACTCGTACGTATGCAGAAGTAGGGAACTGGTCCGGCGTCACCGTGGAAAAGAAAACAGGGCTCCTGCGTGACAAGTCTGCCGTATTGGTGGATTTGCCAGGTGCCTACTCTTTACTCCCTCTTTCGCTGGATGAAGGTGTCGCAACCCGATATTTGCTGGAAGAGCCGCCTGCGGCCCTGATCAATATCGTGGATGCCTCCCAGCTCCAGCGTAATCTCTATCTGACCGTACAACTACTGGAATATGGCCGTCCCCTTGTACTTGGCTTAAACATGACTGACGTAGCTGATGCCACGGGTCTTCGCGTAAACAAGGAATTGTTGGCTGAACAATTGAACGTTCCCATCATTCCTATGGTGGCGCGCACAGGTAGTGGAAGTAAGCAAATGCTCGCATCTCTTCGAGAAGTAAGACATGCATCCAATACTTTTCAACTGGATTACGGCCCTGCCGTCGAAGCGGCTATTCATGATATTTGCAACTTACTGCCGGATGCATCTGTACCGCAACTCCGGTGGGCCGCACTGCAATGTCTGGAAAACAATCCTGTCGTCATGGAATGGATGACAGATGAGGTGCAGCGTGAACAAGTAACTGCGCGTATTCGCCATTGCGAAGAAGACCTGCTCAGTGAAGGCTGTGCCATCACGCCTGCTCAGCATATTCGTTCTGTACGAACAGCATGGATTGCTGATCTGTGTACCAAGGCACTCGACACCTCCAAGCTCAAGCCGCACAGCCTAACGGATAGGCTAGATGCACTATTAACTCACCGGTATCTGGGGATTCCGATCTTTTTGCTGCTGATGTACGCTACCTTCAAGTTCACCTTCGATTGGGCGGGTACGATCCTTTCAGATATGCTGGATGGATTTTTTTCAGGTGCACTCAGCAGTTGGATTTCTGAATTACTCGTTCACTTGAACGCGTCTGCCTTTACGCAAAGTCTAGTCGTGGACGGCATCGTGGCTGGAGTCGGGGGTGTGCTTGTTTTTCTGCCTCAAATTGCTATTTTATTTCTGATTATCTCGGTGATCGAAGACTCCGGGTATATGGCACGGGTCACGATACTCATGGATCGTCTGATGCAAGCCGTGGGCTTGAACGGGAAAAGCTTCATTCCCTTCATCATCGGATTTGGCTGCAATGTCCCTGCGATTATGGCAGCACGCACCATTGAACAGCCCAGAGAGCGTCTCATTACCACGTTGCTGGTGCCCTTTATGTCGTGTTCGGCCCGCCTGCCGGTATATGCGTTGTTTGCGGGTGTGTTTTTCCCAACACATGCGGCAAGCATCATCATGCTGATGTATGTGTTAGGAATCGTCGTTTCACTTATACTTGCCAAAATTTTTTCCAAAGTATCCATTTTGTCGGGTGAGCCCTCCCTCTTCATCGTGGAACTTCCTCCCTATCGAGTGCCGCAGGCTCTTACACTATTCCGCAGCACATGGGAGAAGGTTAAAGGCTTCGTCCGTAAAGCCGGAACCATTATTCTTGCAGGTTCCGTTGGCATCTGGCTCTTGTCCAATTTCGGTCCGCAGGGCTTCGGGGTAGAAATGGATGACAGCCTGCTTGCCACCGTTGGAGGTTGGTTCGCTCCATTACTAGCCCCTCTCGGTTTTGGCACCTGGCAAGCAGGGGCTTCCCTGCTCACAGGCTTTATGGCCAAGGAAGTTGTCGTATCAACGATGAATATTATTTACCACGTTCCTGATATGCAGGGACTTGAACTACAAGTCAGACATGCCTTTACACCGCTTGCCTCTCTTAGCTTTATGGTGTTCATTCTGTTGTATGTTCCGTGTCTGGCTACGGTAGCGGTCATTCGTAAAGAAACCCTTTCGTGGCGTTGGACCGCATTTTCTGTGATCTATCCTTTGGCCGTTGCATATATCATTGCCGTCTTGATCTATCAATGCGGCAGATTATTAGGTTGGGGTTAA
- a CDS encoding FeoB-associated Cys-rich membrane protein, whose product MINIIILLAILGYSAWVLVRFLRKSRQGACAGCSSSKSCPGCAASSMHEDYAKIKKSI is encoded by the coding sequence ATGATCAATATCATCATTTTATTGGCGATCCTCGGTTATAGTGCGTGGGTGCTGGTACGATTTTTGCGAAAAAGCCGTCAAGGCGCCTGTGCGGGGTGTTCGTCGAGCAAGTCATGTCCGGGTTGTGCAGCCAGCTCTATGCATGAAGATTATGCGAAAATCAAGAAAAGTATTTAA